Proteins encoded within one genomic window of Paracoccus sp. TOH:
- a CDS encoding type II toxin-antitoxin system VapC family toxin, with translation MLDTNIVSDLLRHPDGSAAKRIAEVGPDAICVSIITAAELRYGCARKGSAKLLAHVEAILESVQVLALDVPADAEYGGIRAELEAAGKPIGPNDLLIAAHAYAAGAILVTDNTGEFSRVRGLRVENWIR, from the coding sequence ATGCTCGACACCAATATCGTCTCCGATCTGCTGCGACATCCTGACGGCAGCGCGGCAAAGCGCATTGCCGAGGTCGGCCCGGATGCGATCTGCGTGAGCATCATCACAGCCGCAGAGCTGCGATATGGGTGCGCCAGGAAAGGGTCTGCGAAACTCCTGGCGCATGTCGAAGCGATACTGGAAAGCGTGCAGGTTCTGGCGCTCGATGTGCCTGCTGACGCAGAGTATGGCGGCATTCGTGCCGAGCTTGAGGCCGCTGGTAAGCCCATTGGTCCGAACGATCTGTTGATCGCAGCTCATGCCTACGCCGCAGGCGCAATCCTTGTGACTGACAACACGGGCGAGTTTTCCCGCGTTCGCGGCCTGCGGGTTGAAAACTGGATCAGGTAG
- a CDS encoding H-NS histone family protein, giving the protein MNIEELDLKQLKELRSKVDRSIATFEDRRRREALEAVKRAAQEHGFALNQLIEDAGRSRQPVAPKYANPDDQSMTWSGRGRKPRWVEDLLAAGKSLNDLTI; this is encoded by the coding sequence ATGAACATCGAAGAACTTGACCTGAAGCAGCTGAAGGAATTGCGGTCGAAGGTGGATAGGTCGATTGCCACCTTCGAAGACAGGCGGCGGCGCGAAGCGCTCGAAGCGGTCAAGAGGGCGGCACAGGAGCATGGCTTCGCGCTGAATCAGCTGATCGAGGACGCTGGCCGCTCGCGTCAGCCGGTTGCCCCGAAATATGCCAACCCGGACGATCAAAGCATGACCTGGAGCGGCCGGGGCCGAAAGCCACGATGGGTTGAAGATCTACTCGCGGCGGGCAAGAGCCTGAATGACCTGACGATATAA
- a CDS encoding recombinase family protein yields the protein MKRGYIRLSKAGPSLEDQQKALERVGINDFSEGVSVFVDPPLKRGDPPTWLGRNNAVQSLRPGDELVVSSASRLGTTMSDVLAVLRAVGERQASILVADSGHKVAWHPDALAAVEFAQGAELENRREVAAAARAAQAATGRVGGAPKQLRGEALEKAKRLWADQSLSAAEVAERVGVTTRTLYRRLGERGMT from the coding sequence ATGAAGCGCGGATACATCCGACTGTCGAAAGCTGGGCCATCGCTCGAAGATCAACAGAAGGCCCTCGAAAGGGTTGGCATTAATGACTTTTCGGAAGGTGTCTCGGTCTTTGTCGATCCGCCTCTCAAGCGGGGCGATCCACCGACCTGGCTGGGTCGCAATAATGCGGTCCAGAGCCTTCGTCCGGGCGACGAACTGGTGGTCTCCAGTGCATCCAGGCTTGGCACTACCATGAGCGATGTTCTTGCCGTTCTGCGGGCTGTGGGAGAGCGGCAGGCATCGATTCTCGTTGCCGACAGTGGGCATAAGGTCGCTTGGCACCCAGACGCTCTGGCGGCTGTAGAATTTGCCCAAGGTGCCGAACTGGAAAACCGCAGGGAAGTCGCGGCAGCCGCGCGGGCGGCGCAAGCCGCAACAGGCCGTGTTGGTGGAGCGCCGAAGCAGCTGCGCGGCGAAGCACTGGAAAAGGCGAAGCGGCTCTGGGCCGATCAGTCGCTATCCGCTGCCGAAGTGGCCGAACGTGTTGGCGTGACCACAAGGACGCTCTATCGGCGTTTAGGTGAGAGGGGGATGACGTGA
- a CDS encoding PH domain-containing protein — protein MKRVVHRMHWWFFVDKLVPWLFAAGAFLMLLAFSGMVPDRFPLSRLSVPQDLYGRVRWYFGAAIAAGAVISMLIAVVQWTCTTLTIEGGYVVYAKGILSRTVAKVPVQEIASIDLTQTIFQRILNTGNLVIDMRGASLLRMNLLDDPVGIQNTVLEMRQGGREDLR, from the coding sequence ATGAAAAGGGTCGTTCACCGGATGCACTGGTGGTTCTTCGTGGATAAACTCGTCCCCTGGCTGTTCGCAGCTGGCGCATTCCTGATGCTGCTGGCTTTCAGCGGGATGGTGCCTGACAGGTTCCCACTATCGCGGCTTTCAGTGCCGCAAGATCTCTACGGGCGAGTGCGCTGGTATTTCGGTGCAGCCATCGCCGCAGGAGCTGTGATCTCGATGCTGATCGCAGTTGTGCAGTGGACCTGCACGACTCTGACGATAGAGGGCGGCTATGTGGTCTATGCGAAGGGCATATTGAGCCGCACCGTGGCGAAGGTGCCGGTTCAGGAAATCGCCAGCATCGATCTGACCCAGACGATTTTTCAGCGCATCCTGAATACCGGCAACCTGGTGATCGACATGCGTGGCGCGTCACTGCTGCGGATGAACTTGCTCGATGATCCTGTCGGGATACAAAACACGGTCCTCGAAATGCGCCAGGGAGGTCGAGAGGATCTGCGCTGA
- the dut gene encoding dUTP diphosphatase, giving the protein MKKPKIHFVKDHDLASLPSYETPEAAGADVRSVETVTIHPGARALVSTGLKCVVEEGWEIQVRPRSGLAFKQGVTVLNGPGTIDSDYAGILGVLLVNHGDAPFEVKAGDRIAQIVVAPVTQGEFGWADEIRETSRGAGGFGSTGVS; this is encoded by the coding sequence ATGAAAAAGCCGAAAATTCACTTTGTGAAAGATCACGACCTTGCGTCCCTGCCCAGCTATGAAACGCCGGAAGCCGCAGGGGCAGACGTGCGATCGGTTGAGACTGTTACGATACATCCTGGCGCGCGCGCACTGGTATCGACCGGGCTGAAATGTGTCGTTGAAGAGGGCTGGGAGATCCAAGTGCGGCCCCGAAGCGGTCTAGCCTTCAAGCAAGGCGTGACGGTTTTGAACGGCCCAGGGACCATCGATAGCGACTACGCCGGAATTTTGGGGGTGCTGCTCGTCAACCATGGGGATGCGCCCTTCGAGGTCAAGGCTGGGGACCGCATAGCGCAGATCGTGGTAGCGCCGGTGACGCAAGGCGAGTTCGGATGGGCCGACGAGATACGCGAAACATCGCGTGGGGCGGGCGGGTTCGGCAGCACAGGGGTTAGCTAA
- a CDS encoding recombinase family protein has product MRRGYIRLSKAGPSLKEQQDALASAGIDNFTDFGPVYVDVIPRGRPAEALPNRRHAIISLEPGDELVVASAARLGTSAVDVLEALAEIGRRGASVFDVEQSQLVSWHPDALPVLEFASRAEAQGRKEVAAKMRRARVESGMIGGQPAKLKGALLAKARSLWADPRMSAAEVSEEVGVSVRTLYRHLGDKTASGSK; this is encoded by the coding sequence ATGCGTCGAGGATACATCCGGCTTTCGAAGGCAGGGCCAAGCCTGAAGGAGCAACAGGACGCGCTCGCATCTGCTGGTATCGACAACTTCACAGACTTCGGCCCTGTCTATGTGGACGTGATCCCGCGAGGCAGGCCGGCTGAAGCACTGCCGAACCGCCGCCATGCGATCATCAGCCTGGAGCCGGGTGACGAGCTAGTGGTTGCGAGTGCGGCCAGGCTCGGGACTTCCGCTGTCGATGTTCTGGAAGCGCTGGCGGAGATCGGGCGGCGCGGAGCCAGCGTATTTGATGTCGAGCAGTCCCAATTGGTGTCTTGGCACCCCGACGCCTTGCCGGTCTTGGAGTTCGCGAGCCGCGCAGAGGCACAGGGCCGCAAGGAAGTCGCGGCCAAAATGCGCAGGGCGCGAGTGGAAAGCGGCATGATCGGAGGTCAGCCTGCCAAGCTCAAAGGCGCTCTTCTCGCGAAGGCGCGTAGCCTATGGGCAGATCCGAGAATGTCTGCGGCAGAAGTCTCCGAAGAGGTCGGCGTGAGCGTCAGAACGCTCTACCGGCATCTGGGCGACAAGACCGCCAGTGGTTCCAAATAA
- a CDS encoding M23 family metallopeptidase: MRRTLSVLALSLTLSMAALPGSAQSISGGFDFAAYRTAVMGPESGRRYHILNEVTGKAAGAYQFMPQTLADLGYVASPNGTWEWDSVVFTAKSQGMGVSTIEDFLTTEAGRRLQDQAFDEFTVKNWRSLSATTKGYVGKAVNGVLVTEGGLLSGAHFLGAGGMNNFVRSGFTGENLSNLDTILRQNFPSEQTLERLDVYVMGRIASGAAAHGGIAGASGYGGSATTEAGGNYTTEQVAEAASAEAATVSGVCLSRLMSTSGQRVSSPYGVDRTGRASKGWHQGLDLVNSVGRGDPIYAGVNGRVITAGSGSGGNRVVIETSDGSQRFIFMHLDSVHRDVRGTGATVTPDTQIGTMGDTGSPGAVHLHLGTVIQGEKLQSAGMESRIWESPQGWTGSKERAPLTADQVASALPTSFYFINPEPFLPNRVNFPAELAAAYASQGISRPDGLTLPNNCAVGDLASQPMASSGGGVSAAELGSDPIGHLADVGYAADMAMGEFRDAVLDLTKIAADDFTRSHLYASDRKRPMAAWATLVSETTGGQTR, encoded by the coding sequence ATGCGCCGCACTCTGTCCGTTCTTGCCCTTTCCCTCACGCTCTCCATGGCAGCTCTGCCTGGAAGCGCTCAATCCATTTCGGGGGGCTTCGATTTTGCAGCTTACCGCACAGCGGTGATGGGGCCGGAATCGGGGCGGCGATACCATATCCTGAACGAAGTCACCGGCAAGGCCGCAGGCGCTTATCAGTTCATGCCGCAGACGCTGGCCGATCTGGGTTATGTCGCCAGTCCGAACGGCACCTGGGAATGGGACAGCGTGGTCTTCACGGCCAAATCCCAGGGAATGGGGGTCAGCACCATCGAGGACTTCCTTACGACCGAAGCTGGGCGCAGGCTTCAGGACCAGGCGTTTGACGAGTTCACGGTGAAGAACTGGCGTAGCTTGAGCGCTACGACGAAAGGCTATGTGGGGAAGGCAGTCAACGGCGTTCTGGTGACGGAAGGCGGCTTGCTGTCTGGCGCACACTTCCTTGGCGCTGGCGGCATGAACAATTTCGTCCGGTCAGGCTTTACCGGCGAGAACCTAAGCAACCTCGACACCATTCTGCGACAGAACTTCCCGTCAGAACAGACGCTGGAGCGGCTTGATGTCTATGTCATGGGCCGGATCGCGAGTGGCGCTGCCGCTCATGGGGGCATCGCTGGGGCATCGGGTTATGGTGGTAGCGCCACGACCGAGGCGGGCGGCAACTACACGACCGAGCAAGTTGCGGAGGCGGCATCGGCCGAGGCCGCGACGGTTTCCGGCGTCTGCCTTTCACGGCTCATGTCCACGTCCGGCCAGCGTGTGTCGTCGCCCTACGGTGTGGATAGGACCGGCCGCGCCTCGAAAGGCTGGCATCAGGGTCTCGACCTGGTGAACAGTGTGGGGCGCGGCGACCCGATCTATGCTGGGGTGAATGGCAGAGTCATCACGGCAGGATCAGGGAGCGGCGGAAACCGCGTCGTCATCGAGACGAGCGACGGATCTCAACGGTTCATTTTCATGCACCTGGACTCGGTTCACCGCGATGTGCGAGGGACCGGGGCGACGGTTACGCCGGATACGCAGATCGGCACCATGGGGGACACCGGCTCGCCTGGCGCTGTCCACCTTCACTTGGGCACGGTGATCCAGGGCGAAAAGCTCCAAAGTGCGGGTATGGAGTCGCGCATCTGGGAATCCCCGCAGGGATGGACCGGATCGAAGGAACGCGCGCCGCTCACTGCCGATCAGGTGGCATCGGCTCTGCCGACCAGCTTCTATTTCATCAACCCCGAACCGTTCCTGCCAAACAGGGTCAACTTCCCGGCCGAGCTGGCGGCGGCATATGCCAGTCAAGGGATTTCGCGGCCTGATGGGCTGACTCTGCCAAATAACTGTGCGGTGGGCGATCTGGCCAGCCAGCCGATGGCGAGCAGCGGAGGGGGAGTATCGGCCGCGGAACTCGGGTCCGACCCAATCGGCCATCTGGCGGATGTCGGTTATGCAGCCGATATGGCCATGGGCGAGTTCCGGGATGCCGTGCTCGATCTGACAAAAATTGCGGCCGACGATTTCACGCGCTCGCATCTTTACGCCTCGGATCGCAAGCGACCGATGGCGGCATGGGCGACACTGGTGTCAGAGACCACAGGAGGACAAACCAGATGA
- a CDS encoding AbrB/MazE/SpoVT family DNA-binding domain-containing protein: MPHPQPYSEPREAKLFRNNKSQAVRIPADFEMPGDRVNIYRDGNRLIIEPVRRKNLLEVLAGLDPLGPEDQFPDVDETLLPAKEIDL; encoded by the coding sequence ATGCCGCATCCGCAGCCATATTCAGAGCCTCGTGAAGCCAAGCTCTTCCGTAACAACAAGAGCCAAGCCGTCCGCATTCCCGCAGACTTCGAGATGCCAGGGGATCGGGTGAACATCTATCGTGATGGGAACCGGCTCATCATCGAGCCGGTGCGCCGCAAGAATCTGCTTGAAGTGCTGGCCGGACTAGACCCGCTCGGACCAGAGGATCAGTTTCCTGACGTGGACGAGACGCTTCTCCCGGCCAAGGAAATCGACCTTTGA
- a CDS encoding ABC transporter substrate-binding protein yields the protein MNRKLRVILIAGVIAAGAAAKAPAAPDSAFTVETSGQAEGRIASQAERGAAERRAVDLVASMGADALRALQQRPQGRVDAIAALVERYVDLGFVLRSSLPRDLLSVLDDRERVAVARAYQAFAAEDYARAFDSYKGEQIDVVSVTTIGPGVVRVSTRLRSPEIEGGLSIDWIVAGLDTRRAGLRDLIIEGTSTLAGQQQLIAALWNDVGKDKAAFLKRIASPDPWGDGE from the coding sequence ATGAACCGTAAGCTCCGGGTCATATTGATCGCCGGCGTAATCGCCGCTGGCGCGGCCGCGAAGGCACCGGCAGCGCCGGACTCGGCATTTACTGTAGAGACATCGGGCCAGGCCGAGGGACGGATTGCCTCGCAGGCCGAGCGCGGGGCCGCTGAGCGCCGTGCCGTGGACCTAGTGGCGTCTATGGGCGCTGATGCGCTCAGGGCGCTCCAGCAGCGGCCCCAGGGCCGCGTTGACGCCATAGCGGCGCTGGTCGAGCGTTACGTCGATCTGGGCTTTGTGCTGCGCTCCAGCTTGCCGCGTGATCTTCTCTCCGTGCTCGATGACCGCGAGAGGGTGGCGGTTGCACGGGCCTATCAGGCGTTCGCGGCCGAGGACTATGCGCGAGCCTTCGACAGCTACAAGGGCGAGCAGATCGACGTTGTAAGCGTGACCACCATAGGCCCCGGCGTTGTCCGCGTCAGCACCCGGCTGCGCAGCCCGGAGATCGAGGGCGGGCTATCGATAGATTGGATCGTGGCAGGGCTGGACACGCGCCGCGCAGGGCTTCGCGACCTCATCATCGAGGGAACCTCAACCCTTGCCGGTCAGCAGCAGCTGATTGCTGCACTCTGGAATGATGTAGGAAAGGACAAAGCCGCTTTCCTCAAGCGAATTGCGTCACCTGATCCATGGGGGGATGGCGAATGA